The Bombyx mori chromosome 16, ASM3026992v2 region ATTGTCCGTTGTTCGATTTCTCTTTGTGTTTGGATCATAGCTTGGCGTTGACGTTCCAGTTCTGCAATATGACCTCCATAAGGCTTATTTGCTTGCTGTGTTTGAGGTATTCTTGACCGGAAGCGATCTACAAATTCGTTATCATCGACGTCGTCATTTTCGAATAGGTTGTTCGGATTTGTGAAATATTTATGCCCAGACATtgcttaaaatgtaatttactaCGTAGGTGTGTTCTCGTTACTTTATTGGTGATGTTCAAAAAGAATGCACTTGAAATTATGGGGGTGGTAAGCACAGATAATACACAATTATTATGGTAGGTATGTAccataaatgtttattttaggtTTAATTTATCTGATACGACGAGCAAAGGGATGTAGCcaaataaaacgatttttttaagtGTCTGTCTAATTGAACAAAAAAAGTCAATATGCCACGTTccctttgcctttccaattgAACAATTGAAACAAAGTTTAGCTCTTTGATCAACTTTGATGCGTTTGACGTATGAAGTGAGTCGTGGGCAAGGTCTGTATTTGAGAGCTTTCTTTCTATTCGCTACAAATTTATTAAGTCTATCATCAGAGGATTGCTTGAAAACTGAATACCTACTCTGTTTTTAATATAAGACAGTAAGTATTGTAAAAATGTTAAACAGTTCTAATTTATAACCTCAACGCGAGGACAAGTCAACTATTTATTACTAATTTTGATGtttatttaagatatttaagaaaataaattaccaTTGGAGTCAAATAATGTTCATTTGGAATTAACGAAGTTTTCTTTTACAGAAGCATTAACTAACTCTTGTAAATATGAGTCGTTTCTTTGCAACTGGGACGGACTCGGAGTCAGAGAGCAGCAGCGAGGACGAGCCAGTAGTACGCGCCCCCGCGCCAGTTTACacggtaaatttaaaataaataattgggaATCAAggaaacaaaattttcaatttatagtttaaaaaaagataaatagttttttaagtTACCAAGGGAGACTAACATTAATCTCATGTAGGATGACAAGAtatatgaaactttttttcgGTAATCAGCAATGCAATTAGCAAAATTTTGTAACTCTTTTAGAAGTTTTGAAAAATGTGATCCTTTAAATTCTTTCCTAAATGTCCACTATCAGTAGCTAATAGAGGGGGTAGCGATCAATAATGTATTTCTGCTCTGCTCGCAATCTGCTATTGTGCCAGCTTACAGCTTTCTAACGACTTGTCCAAAAAATTGAATGGGCAAAGGGAACAGCCATATTTTGTAATGattgtgaaattattttaattataaattttatttcttgtatTCAGTCATCTTTGTAAAATAtggtataatattattaaaacatttttaattcataataaataagGTATGACATAGGATTCAACccatgttaaatttaaaatatctgaAAAAATCCCACAAGTTACATCTTGGCAGGACAAAGGGTTGCTCGTGCTACTCTTTCGTTCCTAAACTCTTAGTAGACTTGTTGGTCAACTGGCATACTGCTTGAAAGATAATTTggagtaatataataatatacatggataaataatttaatagtaacAATAGTAAGCCACTAAAACttctatttatttcaattatgagTTTAATAAGTGCATCTAGTGATTGGCATAtcaatttgttattaatttgtCTTGACTTGTATAACAAGATGCTTTGATTCCGGAATAGTACAGTGATGTGAATTAGATATGTGTTGTTCAATCAATTTTAGAGAATCAGATCAATACTGACCTGTTGACAAAATGATCCGGTTCGTTCGACCCGTTCAGTCAAACGTTTGGATTTCCGTTAATCACACCAATTTATGATGTGATTAATATTATCAGGTCACTGGCTGAATGAAGTTTAGTATTGAATAACAGTTTAAAGGAACTGTTATAGTTCGATTGTTTAggtgagataaaaaaaattcaaatacgtTATGCGTCATTATGCGACAGCGAACGTCTAACCGagacgggcgcggggcgagaccCGGCAACCCGAAATGACCCGAATGACTGTTGCATGGTTCTTTTCTTCTGATTCGTAGGTTTTGTTAAACGGGTCAATCTAGTGAACGactcatattttttgaaatgttCGCGCGGATTTTGAAACCCGGGTCGTTTGGTTCGTTCGTTGgcgaacgacacatatctaatgttaattgtaataaacattaaacatatgcttcaaattttaaaaagaaaatgatCAGACTAAAAGTTATAAATTGATTGGGAGATAAGAGTTGCTGTGTttttttgctaattttttttttgttgtcatcttttaatattgtatattgttaacagattaaaaatcttaaaagtgCGCCATTGTGGGAAAATTCTACAagattataattacaattcacaatattattatagtccCAAGTCATTTCAGTAAATTGCCTCTATTTTGAGGTATGCACTCAGGATAAGTGAACAACAGGAAGGTTGCGTATACTTGTGTAAGAAGAGCCTGCGCTACCACGGCATGCATGTTTTACATGTCTTAGTTTTGGTCTTCAAATGATGATTATTCGAGTATTGAAAATTTCTTCCATTATAATATTGCGTTAATAAAATCAACTGGATAGTTATTTCTTATTAACACTAGCTTACTAACAACAGCTCTTACCGAGCATGGTTGTAACTCTAGTTAATGTTCTATTGTGATACATTAACCTCTCCCCAGTGCGGTGTCCTCTGAGCGGACTCCACAGATACGTGAAATGTCAAATCACATTTATCTATCAACAGGGACCCGTCCGCTCAAAGGACTTCAAACAGACGCGGCCAGTGGCGGCAACAGTGCCGCGTCCGCTCAGCGGACTTCCTATATTAAGGgctattacattattttactaGAGTTCTCGTTCTGAAGTACTTTCAAAATCGACTAAGCATGAATAGGTTCGccttattacataaaatttgtTTGGTCTGTGGTACAAAAATTTTTCAAGATCGTTGATTTAGTTGGTGGCAATTTCAAACAAATTAATACATGTCTATTTTACATCTTTAGAATTATAAGcttagaataataattttttcaaattttatttaataattcagTCAACTGTAGAAGAATATTGAACAAGAAaagtacaattaattataattctttATATTGGCAACAGTTTAGTGACGATGAGGAAGAAACAAAGCGAGTTGTGCGCTCAATGAAAGAGAAGCGTTATGAGGAATTAGAAGGAATTATACACTCTATACGCAATCATCGGAAAATCAAGGATTTTAGTTCAGCATTAGCTTCTTTCGAAGAGCTCCAAAAGGCATACACTCGAGCCGCACCGGTTGTTCAAAAGGAGGAGAATGGAGTTGCTCCTAGATTCTTCATAAGAGCTCTTGTAGAATTGGACGATTGGGTAGTAGGAGCATGGAATGAACGTGAAGCCCGAAAAGCTCTATCAAAAGGAAACAGTAAAGCTCTTACCTCACTAAGACAGAAACTTAGGAAGTACACTAAAGATTTTGAAGCTGAAATATCCAAGTTCCGTGAAGATCCTGATCTACCCGATGACAATGAACGTAAAGGtaagcaaattaaaaataaacgaaaacttAAATTACATTCTTCAACACTACTTCATATTCAATGcaaaacaattaataacaaacttTGTTCAtagattcatcatcatcagatgagtctgaagatgaagaaaaaccAATTAAAGAGAAGCCTAAACCCGAGCCCCTTCTTCGTCCACCACCAGAAGATGATGAATCATCAGATTCTATGGATTGGGCTTCTAGTTCTTCTGACTCCAGTTTTAGCTCTGATGATGAGGAACGTGGTACCTCCAATATTCGTGAACAATTCATCAAGAAAGTTACCAAGAAAGAGGATGATGAagagaaaataaaacttaaactaAAGAAACGTGAGGAAAGACGTGAAAGGTCTGGTAAAATCAATAAACGCGACGTAGCTGATGATGGTGGTGAATGGGAAACAGTCAGAAAGGGTGCGGCGACTTCTGATAAGCCTAAAATGTTCGCTAAAGTATGTATATTACAATCTCCTTACttaaatattcaattagtgATACATAAATtaagcaaattttttttgttaccaaaTTTTTAGGATAGTGATATTGATGCTGCACTTGTCGTGAAGAAACTTGGTGAAATAAGCGCAGCCAGAGGTCGAAAAAGAACTGATCGTCGTGCTCAGTTAGAACTTTTACATGAGTTGCGTACTGTTGCGCTTCAACATAATTTGGGAGATGCACTACAACTAAAACTACGCTCGGCCATCGTGGCTGCCCTCTTTGACTATAATCCTAAAGTCTCTGATGCAATGAAACCGGAATATTGGTCAAAACTGGTTGAAAATATTGATCACATGGTAACTCTTCTTCTGGCTCACGAAGATATGGTTCTGAGTGAGACAATCCTTGAAGAGAATGAACAACTCGTCACACCACCATACCAAGTTCGCGGTTGTCTACTTACTTATCTGGAAAGACTTGATGATGAATTTACCAAGTTGCTAAAAGAATGTGACCCACATTCTAATGAGTATGTAGAGAGATTAAAAGATGAAGTGCGAGTTTCAGCTCTCATTGACCGTGTATGTCAAGTTGTTGAACGTGATGGTACACCTCAAGAAATTTGTAGGGCGTATCTAAGAAAAATAGATCATTTGTACTACAAATTTGATCCACGTGCAGTTCGAAAAGATCTTCCGCCTACTGAGGAAACAACTATTAAGAAAATGGAACGTTACTGCAAATACATTTATGCCCATGATGAGACCGATCGTCTGAGAACTCGTGCTATACTTTCTCATATCTATCACCATGCCCTGCATGACAACTGGTTCCAAGCCCGTGATTTGTTACTCATGTCTCATCTTCAAGAGACCGTACAACACTCTGATCCTAGTACACAGATTTTGTATAATCGGACAATGGCTAATTTAGGTCTGTGTGCTTTTCGCCGAGGTAACGTGAAAGAAGCTCATGGCTGTTTGGCCGAGTTAATGATGACTGGAAAGCCTAAAGAGCTATTGGCTCAAGGTCTACTACCTCAACGTCAACATGAGCGCTCAAAGGAGCAGGAGAAAATTGAAAAACAACGCCAGATGCCTTTTCACATGCACATTAATCTGGAATTACTCGAGTGTGTCTATTTAGTATCAGCGATGCTGATTGAGATTCCGTACATGGCAGCACACGAATTTGATGCCCGACGTCGCATGATTAGTAAAACTTTCTATCAAAATCTACGTGCTAGTGAACGTCAGGCGCTTGTCGGCCCTCCTGAGTCGATGCGAGAGCACGCAGTGGCGGCTGCAAGGGCCATGCGCAGAGGTGATTGGAGAGCTTGCCTAAATTACATCGTGAATGAAAAAATGAATGCCAAGgtactatattaaacattattaaaatattgctaAATTGAGTATTTAGTTCAGGCTTCACTGCTGCCAACCTTCCGGGATTAAAAGTCTCAGATGCACGGAATCGTTGTTATCccgcccttcagaccggaacacgTGTCTTTTTTGCTGTAAAAATGAGTAGGATGGTGGTACGAACCATATCGAGGGGGGTGTCAGGTGA contains the following coding sequences:
- the eIF3c gene encoding eukaryotic translation initiation factor 3 subunit C (The RefSeq protein has 1 substitution compared to this genomic sequence), whose translation is MSRFFATGTDSESESSSEDEPVVRAPAPVYTFSDDEEETKRVVRSMKEKRYEELEGIIHSIRNHRKIKDFSSALASFEELQKAYTRAAPVVQKEENGVAPRFFIRALVELDDWVVGAWNEREARKALSKGNSKALTSLRQKLRKYTKDFEAEISXFREDPDLPDDNERKDSSSSDESEDEEKPIKEKPKPEPLLRPPPEDDESSDSMDWASSSSDSSFSSDDEERGTSNIREQFIKKVTKKEDDEEKIKLKLKKREERRERSGKINKRDVADDGGEWETVRKGAATSDKPKMFAKDSDIDAALVVKKLGEISAARGRKRTDRRAQLELLHELRTVALQHNLGDALQLKLRSAIVAALFDYNPKVSDAMKPEYWSKLVENIDHMVTLLLAHEDMVLSETILEENEQLVTPPYQVRGCLLTYLERLDDEFTKLLKECDPHSNEYVERLKDEVRVSALIDRVCQVVERDGTPQEICRAYLRKIDHLYYKFDPRAVRKDLPPTEETTIKKMERYCKYIYAHDETDRLRTRAILSHIYHHALHDNWFQARDLLLMSHLQETVQHSDPSTQILYNRTMANLGLCAFRRGNVKEAHGCLAELMMTGKPKELLAQGLLPQRQHERSKEQEKIEKQRQMPFHMHINLELLECVYLVSAMLIEIPYMAAHEFDARRRMISKTFYQNLRASERQALVGPPESMREHAVAAARAMRRGDWRACLNYIVNEKMNAKVWDLMVGADNVRAMLGRLIREESLRTYLFTYAHVYASLSLRSLADMFELPRQRVHSLVSKMIINEELLASLDDPSECAILHRSEPTRMQALALQLADKVGNLVDSNERIFEKQGSFFQRGGAQRGEGRQRERPREGWNRRTRNRRRDDERADD
- the eIF3c gene encoding eukaryotic translation initiation factor 3 subunit C isoform X1, yielding MSRFFATGTDSESESSSEDEPVVRAPAPVYTFSDDEEETKRVVRSMKEKRYEELEGIIHSIRNHRKIKDFSSALASFEELQKAYTRAAPVVQKEENGVAPRFFIRALVELDDWVVGAWNEREARKALSKGNSKALTSLRQKLRKYTKDFEAEISKFREDPDLPDDNERKDSSSSDESEDEEKPIKEKPKPEPLLRPPPEDDESSDSMDWASSSSDSSFSSDDEERGTSNIREQFIKKVTKKEDDEEKIKLKLKKREERRERSGKINKRDVADDGGEWETVRKGAATSDKPKMFAKDSDIDAALVVKKLGEISAARGRKRTDRRAQLELLHELRTVALQHNLGDALQLKLRSAIVAALFDYNPKVSDAMKPEYWSKLVENIDHMVTLLLAHEDMVLSETILEENEQLVTPPYQVRGCLLTYLERLDDEFTKLLKECDPHSNEYVERLKDEVRVSALIDRVCQVVERDGTPQEICRAYLRKIDHLYYKFDPRAVRKDLPPTEETTIKKMERYCKYIYAHDETDRLRTRAILSHIYHHALHDNWFQARDLLLMSHLQETVQHSDPSTQILYNRTMANLGLCAFRRGNVKEAHGCLAELMMTGKPKELLAQGLLPQRQHERSKEQEKIEKQRQMPFHMHINLELLECVYLVSAMLIEIPYMAAHEFDARRRMISKTFYQNLRASERQALVGPPESMREHAVAAARAMRRGDWRACLNYIVNEKMNAKVWDLMVGADNVRAMLGRLIREESLRTYLFTYAHVYASLSLRSLADMFELPRQRVHSLVSKMIINEELLASLDDPSECAILHRSEPTRMQALALQLADKVGNLVDSNERIFEKQGSFFQRGGAQRGEGRQRERPREGWNRRTRNRRRDDERADD